One Lactobacillus sp. CBA3606 DNA segment encodes these proteins:
- a CDS encoding oleate hydratase, with product MVKSKAIMIGAGLSNMASAVYLIQDGHWDGKDITFYGVDMHGANDGGSTADFTNEYWNKNHPMENTTGYVARGGRMLNYRTYVDLMELLDRIPSITEPGMTAAEDTRDFDAKHRTFDKARLLQGGKGIINASKLGFNNKDRTLLTKLILMPDAEEEKLDNVTIAEYFADDPHMFQTNFWYMWETTFAFRTQSSAQELRRYMHQMIYEFTQIEHLVGVNRTRYNQFESMIEPLIKYLQAQNVTFIDNKIVEDWQFKDTAMQDEITVTGLVVKDAKTGETEEVEVDDDTAVIFTNGSITDSATMGDYNTPAPENMEYGISAALWKKATERFYNLGTPDKFFNDRNASEWVSFTLTTKDHAFLNEIVRITTQEPGNALNSFLSTTPITPLNQKDINMSIVIHHQPHFTTQNPNETVLWGYFLYPRRQGEFVHKPYIKMTGKEMAQELIGQLSKVDPGPGNIKDKEKELLDSIINNIPVYMPYASALFNNRAKTDRPEVVPQHSTNLAFTGEFAEQPYQMIFTEQSAVRSGEIAAYHFAGVPMDNLVKTPRYDKDPKTLLKATKKMFD from the coding sequence ATGGTTAAAAGTAAAGCAATTATGATTGGTGCTGGGCTATCGAACATGGCTTCAGCAGTGTATTTGATTCAAGATGGTCATTGGGATGGCAAAGATATCACCTTTTACGGGGTTGATATGCATGGTGCCAATGATGGCGGGTCAACCGCAGACTTCACGAACGAATATTGGAACAAGAATCATCCCATGGAGAACACGACCGGGTATGTTGCTCGGGGCGGTCGGATGTTAAATTATCGGACCTATGTGGATTTAATGGAATTGTTAGACCGGATTCCATCAATTACGGAACCAGGCATGACAGCCGCAGAAGATACTCGCGACTTTGATGCAAAACACCGGACTTTTGATAAGGCACGGCTATTACAAGGTGGCAAGGGTATTATCAATGCCAGCAAGTTAGGCTTTAACAACAAAGATCGGACCTTACTCACGAAGCTGATTTTGATGCCAGATGCTGAGGAAGAAAAACTCGACAATGTGACTATCGCAGAATACTTTGCGGATGATCCACATATGTTCCAAACGAACTTCTGGTACATGTGGGAAACAACCTTTGCGTTCAGAACACAAAGTTCTGCACAAGAATTACGGCGTTATATGCATCAAATGATTTATGAATTTACTCAAATTGAACATTTAGTTGGGGTTAATCGGACGCGTTACAACCAATTTGAAAGTATGATTGAACCATTAATTAAGTATTTACAAGCTCAAAATGTGACCTTTATTGACAACAAGATTGTTGAAGATTGGCAATTTAAAGATACTGCGATGCAAGATGAAATCACGGTGACAGGATTAGTTGTGAAAGATGCTAAAACCGGTGAGACTGAAGAAGTTGAAGTCGATGATGACACTGCAGTAATCTTTACCAATGGGTCAATTACCGATTCTGCAACGATGGGGGATTACAATACGCCCGCACCTGAAAATATGGAATACGGGATTAGTGCCGCCCTCTGGAAGAAAGCCACGGAACGCTTCTATAACTTGGGTACGCCGGACAAATTCTTTAATGATCGGAATGCAAGTGAATGGGTCAGCTTTACGTTAACGACCAAGGATCATGCTTTCTTAAATGAAATCGTGCGGATTACGACGCAAGAACCAGGGAATGCGTTGAACTCCTTCCTATCAACGACGCCAATTACACCTTTGAATCAAAAAGATATTAATATGTCGATTGTTATTCATCATCAGCCACACTTTACTACCCAAAATCCAAATGAAACCGTACTCTGGGGTTACTTCCTTTATCCACGGCGACAAGGCGAATTTGTTCACAAGCCATACATTAAGATGACGGGTAAAGAAATGGCGCAAGAATTAATTGGTCAGCTTTCGAAAGTTGATCCTGGTCCTGGCAACATTAAGGATAAGGAAAAAGAATTATTAGATAGCATCATCAACAATATTCCGGTTTACATGCCATATGCCTCTGCGTTGTTCAATAACCGGGCTAAGACTGATCGGCCAGAAGTTGTCCCACAACATTCAACCAACTTAGCCTTTACGGGTGAATTTGCGGAACAACCTTACCAAATGATTTTCACGGAACAAAGTGCAGTTCGTTCTGGTGAAATTGCAGCCTATCACTTTGCAGGGGTTCCAATGGATAACTTAGTTAAGACACCACGTTATGACAAGGATCCAAAGACCTTGTTGAAAGCGACTAAGAAAATGTTTGACTAA
- a CDS encoding transposase: MPRSRYTLAEKLALITEFQSSSLSITAFSKQHGLDHHTIGQWKLRLQRDGINGLMATTKNQHYSKAFKQMIIQANDYSSIFEWRGNTSRIN; encoded by the coding sequence ATGCCAAGGTCTAGATATACACTAGCCGAAAAACTGGCTTTAATTACTGAGTTTCAGAGCTCCAGTCTTTCTATTACTGCATTTAGTAAGCAACATGGGTTGGATCATCACACCATTGGTCAATGGAAATTACGTCTTCAACGCGATGGTATCAATGGATTAATGGCAACCACTAAGAATCAGCATTACAGTAAAGCGTTCAAGCAAATGATTATTCAAGCAAATGATTATTCAAGCATATTTGAATGGCGAGGGAACACTTCAAGAATTAACTAA
- a CDS encoding helix-turn-helix domain-containing protein, producing the protein MSRKTTFNERVEIVEWINKGNHSYSEATKHFNVSYQQARSWALKAQAKGFEALVDNRGHRKPESELTDLDKANLRIRQLESQIKDQQLLEAFIKKYQELQRKG; encoded by the coding sequence ATGAGCCGTAAAACAACTTTTAATGAACGTGTAGAAATTGTGGAGTGGATTAATAAAGGTAATCATTCATACAGTGAAGCCACCAAGCATTTTAACGTCTCTTATCAACAAGCTCGTTCTTGGGCCTTAAAGGCCCAAGCCAAAGGTTTTGAAGCCTTGGTTGATAACCGAGGGCATCGTAAACCTGAATCAGAACTAACGGATCTGGATAAAGCCAACCTCCGAATTAGGCAATTAGAGTCACAAATTAAGGATCAGCAATTATTAGAGGCATTCATAAAAAAATATCAGGAACTTCAGCGCAAGGGGTGA
- a CDS encoding IS3 family transposase, with translation MKHQRRLAYHAIKEVSQNNHGTITKLLAILKVSRQAYYKGLHRNVTDWEIRDNFLTERVQYWYNQHHQSIGSTKILSNLRKDLAVTEQVTLKQVKRIMIKLGIRCQVRQKKHSRIQTTGAILTR, from the coding sequence GTGAAACATCAACGTCGACTGGCTTACCACGCAATCAAGGAAGTTAGTCAAAACAATCATGGGACGATTACTAAGTTATTAGCAATACTTAAGGTTAGTCGTCAAGCCTATTACAAAGGGCTACATCGTAACGTAACGGATTGGGAGATTCGAGATAACTTCTTAACTGAACGGGTTCAATATTGGTATAACCAACATCATCAAAGTATTGGCAGTACCAAAATATTATCTAATCTCAGAAAAGACCTGGCCGTCACCGAACAGGTGACGTTAAAGCAAGTTAAGCGGATTATGATCAAGCTAGGAATTCGTTGCCAGGTTCGTCAGAAAAAGCATTCACGAATCCAAACAACAGGAGCAATACTTACAAGATAA
- a CDS encoding DDE-type integrase/transposase/recombinase, whose protein sequence is MTYGVNGQYKVRLSGVLDLYGRHLIAHKLSETETSKAEVQVFQRAFNFAGDVHPVVHTDRGSAYTSGTFNNFLAQHEVTRSMSRPGTPYDNAPMERWWNEFKLRWIDRHAKPVTYKELVALVEEGINYFNQLDRSPARNDRTPAEYWNEAV, encoded by the coding sequence TTGACCTATGGTGTTAACGGTCAGTATAAAGTGCGTTTGAGTGGCGTACTGGATCTTTACGGTCGCCATCTAATTGCCCATAAATTAAGTGAAACTGAAACTTCGAAGGCAGAAGTTCAGGTTTTTCAACGGGCCTTTAATTTTGCGGGTGACGTCCACCCTGTAGTGCATACTGACCGAGGTTCGGCATACACATCAGGAACATTCAATAACTTTTTGGCGCAACATGAAGTCACCCGTAGTATGTCACGACCAGGAACGCCGTATGATAACGCACCAATGGAACGTTGGTGGAACGAGTTCAAATTGCGCTGGATTGATCGACACGCTAAACCAGTTACCTATAAAGAATTAGTGGCCTTGGTCGAAGAAGGCATCAACTATTTTAATCAACTAGATCGTTCACCAGCAAGAAACGACCGCACCCCAGCGGAATACTGGAATGAGGCCGTTTAA